ATAGGTATGTCGAAACATGTGAACATGGAAGTTAATCGCCGTCTTCTTTCTTAGTCGCTTTACCCATGACTCAACACTCCTATAATCCAGACACTGCCCTCGATTTATCCCCCGTAATTTAACGAAAACAAAGTTCGTATCGAACTCATTTGCGTGAACTTCAATTAAGTAGTCTTGGAATAAGTTCATGGTCTGTTCTGTGACAAAAACCTCTCTACCTTCACCACTAGCAGTTTTAGAATTACGTATCCTTATGCTTTGTTTTCCAATATCAAAATCCTCTATCCAGAGCGATAGTGCTTCTGAAATACGCAACCCACCGTCATATAACACTGACAACAAAAGCTTATCTCTGATATTGGTACAAGCATTACTTAATCTAGAGATTTCTTCTTCAGACAGAACCTTAATCCGACGCTTGGGGACTGTTAACTTAAGTCTATTTTTCTCAATGGGAATTCCTTTTGTAATGTGGTGAAGGAATTCCTTGTACCGTTTACGGTAGCTAGTTGAAATTTCGAATAAATCTTCACTCAGGTTGCCATGAAACTGCTCAGAACGACTTAAATACTCATAGAAACTAATCACGCAAGAAATAATGGTATTTACTGTCGAGGCTGAGCGTCTCGGCTCTATCTCAAATAACGAGACAATCGTTTTGGATTTATATGGACGACGAAGCCAGCCTATAAATTCTGCAAGGACATTCATGCTTACGTCTAGAAATGTAACTCCTGTTTCTTCAAGAAACTCGAAATAAAGCTTCAGGTGATGAGCATAAGATCGTACGGTGTTCTGGGATTTTTGCATATCGTCTAAATATTTCAGGAATCTACATACAGTATAACAGGATTTGCTTTAGCATCAATGAGCATATATCTAGTTTTGCCTTCAGAGAGCGACGAATCCACCCAGACCTCTTGTACCTTCAACCCCTCACCACCCAAGCTTCCATTCTAGAACACGGACCAACACACAACTATAACTACTATGAACACTATAAATAATAAATCTATATAATAATTTTGCAATGATAAAAATTAGATATTTTTAGCATCGTTGCAAACTTTAAATACGGTAATTTTGTAGGTCTAGATAACCCCAACAAACGACTCGAGCATCTCACCTTCTAGTTGCATGCCGAACATAGACATGGAAATAAAGGAGAAAACGGAAACTGGCGCTTCCAACACCAGTCGACCTCGAACGTCACCCGTAACGCCGACCAAAACACCCATTTC
This is a stretch of genomic DNA from Alicyclobacillus dauci. It encodes these proteins:
- a CDS encoding tyrosine-type recombinase/integrase, encoding MQKSQNTVRSYAHHLKLYFEFLEETGVTFLDVSMNVLAEFIGWLRRPYKSKTIVSLFEIEPRRSASTVNTIISCVISFYEYLSRSEQFHGNLSEDLFEISTSYRKRYKEFLHHITKGIPIEKNRLKLTVPKRRIKVLSEEEISRLSNACTNIRDKLLLSVLYDGGLRISEALSLWIEDFDIGKQSIRIRNSKTASGEGREVFVTEQTMNLFQDYLIEVHANEFDTNFVFVKLRGINRGQCLDYRSVESWVKRLRKKTAINFHVHMFRHTYATTLVRNGISTKALQELVGHAQIQTTMDTYVHLSEKDIREQYDTANRRAKRGGGCEK